A single window of Oreochromis aureus strain Israel breed Guangdong linkage group 7, ZZ_aureus, whole genome shotgun sequence DNA harbors:
- the cdhr5b gene encoding cadherin-related family member 5 isoform X2: MENIYPHFTATTLLCFILLIPFQTLAQTPSCTAPSSVQFPENNKEGDSVVVIDAPSDVTLEFTPPAADPNPFSLNGKNLIAARVFDYETQNSFPVRITCRTTTGLQTNIVIIVLITNLNDNPPVFDKNPYDVQVSEMAAIGTTVGQFAAKDLDNPPTLYYTLTSESNDFKLQSQTSAVILVNARLDYEKVKTVQLVLQVLDTQAPKNFTATTTIVVTILDGDNRPPWFQPCTTHNMGGNVICQSSGYTGFVVLNEQEPGVLPLKPGPLYAIDGDSGINEAITYSFLSGNEASLFAINSDTGDITMLKPADVLGTITLTVLASQKVNTHQFATTTITISVQVKSLHPPKFQKDQYGGVISSVGTMAMDLTNKDTPLQIIATDDDYAATAGLNPHITYSISGRSEFSIINGFLFMTKELPEETLSLEVLAVDSTNDETATAQLSVEVKLVNPSGEYGTVEMAVLGATLGALLLICLVVIGVLAHCMRKGKADWKKIYEANKFRSSLGQGPGQKEGIQYTNEAFQRDDDGGSTGSSGPETKSEQTLKPAWVSPTKEAIERSSAPLHDLLPDDTSDVGSDKTDSEKEVKPILTKERRVEEGYKSVWFKTDIDPSAKEEVVILPENREDSEEEDDEPPSSSKEHDRDGKRQRNSKVLFADTDLDSGLGVKIEEPGDDSDGDEGLNIDL, translated from the exons ATGGAGAATATTTATCCACACTTCACTGCAACAACACTCCTCTGCTTCATCCTTCTGATTCCGTTTCAAACATTGGCTCAAACCCCCT CGTGTACTGCTCCTTCAAGTGTGCAGTTTccagaaaacaacaaagaaggTGACAGTGTTGTGGTAATAGATGCCCCGTCAGATGTGACCCTTGAATTTACTCCTCCAGCTGCAGACCCGAACCCATTTTCACTTAATGGAAAAAACCTGATAGCTGCGAGGGTGTTTGACTATGAG acTCAAAACAGTTTTCCGGTCCGCATCACGTGTAGAACAACCACAGGACTGCAG ACAAACATCGTCATCATTGTACTCATTACTAATTTGAATGATAACCCTCCCGTCTTTGATAAAAATCCATACGATGTTCAAGTCAGTGAG atgGCAGCTATAGGGACCACTGTGGGTCAGTTCGCTGCCAAAGACTTGGACAACCCCCCCACGCTCTACTATACACTCACATCTGAATCt AATGACTTCAAACTGCAGTCACAGACTAGCGCAGTTATTCTTGTTAATGCACGTCTTGATTATGAAAAAGTCAAAACTGTGCAGTTGGTATTGCAAGTTCTG GACACACAAGCGCCAAAAAACTTTACTGCCACCACAACTATTGTAGTCACTATCTTAGATGGGGACAACAGACCGCCATGGTTCCAGCCGTGCACCACACATAACATGGGTGGGAATGTGATTTGCCAGAGTAGCGGCTATACTGGATTTGTTGTCCTTAATGAACAGGAG CCTGGAGTGTTACCACTGAAACCAGGACCTCTGTACGCCATTGATGGAGACTCTGGAATAAATGAGGCGATAACATATTCGTTCCTAAGTG GAAATGAAGCTAGTCTGTTCGCGATCAACTCAGACACGGGGGACATTACCATGCTGAAGCCAGCTGATGTGTTGGGGACGATCACTTTGACAGTGCTG gcCAGTCAGAAAGTGAACACTCATCAGTTTGCCACCACTACCATCACAATCAGTGTCCAAGTCAAAAGCTTACACCCCCCAAAATTTCAGAAAGATCAGTATGGAGGAGTCATCTCTTCAGTAGGCACCATGGCAATGGATCTGACAAACAAGGACACGCCACTGCAGATTATCGCCACAGATGACGATTATGCTGCCACAGCG GGTCTGAATCCCCACATCACTTATTCCATTAGCGGGAGGAGCGAATTCTCCATCATTAACGGCTTCTTATTCATGACTAAGGAACTCCCAGAGGAAACCCTGTCCCTGGAA GTATTGGCAGTAGATTCAACCAATGATGAAACAGCCACAGCTCAGCTGTCAGTGGAGGTGAAATTAG TCAACCCATCTGGTGAATATGGAACAGTGGAGATGGCAGTACTGGGTGCAACCTTGGGTGCTCTCCTGTTAATTTGTTTGGTGGTCATTGGTGTGCTTGCCCATTGCATGCGGAAGGGGAAGGCAGACTGGAAGAAGATCTATGAAGCCAACAAATTTCGAAGCTCC CTGGGTCAAGGCCCAGGCCAAAAAGAGGGCATCCAGTACACCAATGAAGCCTTCCAGCGTGATGATGACGGAGGAAGCACGGGCTCAAGTGGTCCAGAGACAAAAAGTGAACAGACACTAAAACCAGCATGGGTTAGCCCAACCAAAGAGGCCATTGAAAGGTCTTCTGCGCCACTGCATGACCTTTTGCCTGATGACACCAGTGATGTAGGCTCAGATAAGACTGACAGCGAGAAAGAAGTAAAACCCATCCTGACAAAGGAGAGGCGTGTGGAGGAGGGGTACAAGTCTGTCTGGTTTAAGACAGACATTGACCCCAGTGCCAAGGAAGAGGTGGTCATTCTCCCAGAAAACAGGGAGGACAGtgaggaggaagatgatgaaCCGCCCTCAAGCAGCAAAGAGCATGACCGGGATGGAAAACGACAAAGAAACTCCAAGGTCTTGTTTGCTGATACCGATTTGGACAGTGGCCTAGGCGTGAAAATAGAGGAACCGGGAGACGACTCAGATGGTGACGAAGGACTGAACATTGATCTGTAA
- the cdhr5b gene encoding cadherin-related family member 5 isoform X1 has protein sequence MENIYPHFTATTLLCFILLIPFQTLAQTPSCTAPSSVQFPENNKEGDSVVVIDAPSDVTLEFTPPAADPNPFSLNGKNLIAARVFDYETQNSFPVRITCRTTTGLQTNIVIIVLITNLNDNPPVFDKNPYDVQVSEMAAIGTTVGQFAAKDLDNPPTLYYTLTSESNDFKLQSQTSAVILVNARLDYEKVKTVQLVLQVLDTQAPKNFTATTTIVVTILDGDNRPPWFQPCTTHNMGGNVICQSSGYTGFVVLNEQEPGVLPLKPGPLYAIDGDSGINEAITYSFLSGNEASLFAINSDTGDITMLKPADVLGTITLTVLASQKVNTHQFATTTITISVQVKSLHPPKFQKDQYGGVISSVGTMAMDLTNKDTPLQIIATDDDYAATAGLNPHITYSISGRSEFSIINGFLFMTKELPEETLSLEVLAVDSTNDETATAQLSVEVKLGLTTTSLPLTTTDFMTSTTIGESTTSTSVSTTSPSESTTNSATSTEDSSSATKPTPSKAPPVNPSGEYGTVEMAVLGATLGALLLICLVVIGVLAHCMRKGKADWKKIYEANKFRSSLGQGPGQKEGIQYTNEAFQRDDDGGSTGSSGPETKSEQTLKPAWVSPTKEAIERSSAPLHDLLPDDTSDVGSDKTDSEKEVKPILTKERRVEEGYKSVWFKTDIDPSAKEEVVILPENREDSEEEDDEPPSSSKEHDRDGKRQRNSKVLFADTDLDSGLGVKIEEPGDDSDGDEGLNIDL, from the exons ATGGAGAATATTTATCCACACTTCACTGCAACAACACTCCTCTGCTTCATCCTTCTGATTCCGTTTCAAACATTGGCTCAAACCCCCT CGTGTACTGCTCCTTCAAGTGTGCAGTTTccagaaaacaacaaagaaggTGACAGTGTTGTGGTAATAGATGCCCCGTCAGATGTGACCCTTGAATTTACTCCTCCAGCTGCAGACCCGAACCCATTTTCACTTAATGGAAAAAACCTGATAGCTGCGAGGGTGTTTGACTATGAG acTCAAAACAGTTTTCCGGTCCGCATCACGTGTAGAACAACCACAGGACTGCAG ACAAACATCGTCATCATTGTACTCATTACTAATTTGAATGATAACCCTCCCGTCTTTGATAAAAATCCATACGATGTTCAAGTCAGTGAG atgGCAGCTATAGGGACCACTGTGGGTCAGTTCGCTGCCAAAGACTTGGACAACCCCCCCACGCTCTACTATACACTCACATCTGAATCt AATGACTTCAAACTGCAGTCACAGACTAGCGCAGTTATTCTTGTTAATGCACGTCTTGATTATGAAAAAGTCAAAACTGTGCAGTTGGTATTGCAAGTTCTG GACACACAAGCGCCAAAAAACTTTACTGCCACCACAACTATTGTAGTCACTATCTTAGATGGGGACAACAGACCGCCATGGTTCCAGCCGTGCACCACACATAACATGGGTGGGAATGTGATTTGCCAGAGTAGCGGCTATACTGGATTTGTTGTCCTTAATGAACAGGAG CCTGGAGTGTTACCACTGAAACCAGGACCTCTGTACGCCATTGATGGAGACTCTGGAATAAATGAGGCGATAACATATTCGTTCCTAAGTG GAAATGAAGCTAGTCTGTTCGCGATCAACTCAGACACGGGGGACATTACCATGCTGAAGCCAGCTGATGTGTTGGGGACGATCACTTTGACAGTGCTG gcCAGTCAGAAAGTGAACACTCATCAGTTTGCCACCACTACCATCACAATCAGTGTCCAAGTCAAAAGCTTACACCCCCCAAAATTTCAGAAAGATCAGTATGGAGGAGTCATCTCTTCAGTAGGCACCATGGCAATGGATCTGACAAACAAGGACACGCCACTGCAGATTATCGCCACAGATGACGATTATGCTGCCACAGCG GGTCTGAATCCCCACATCACTTATTCCATTAGCGGGAGGAGCGAATTCTCCATCATTAACGGCTTCTTATTCATGACTAAGGAACTCCCAGAGGAAACCCTGTCCCTGGAA GTATTGGCAGTAGATTCAACCAATGATGAAACAGCCACAGCTCAGCTGTCAGTGGAGGTGAAATTAG GTCTCACCACCACCAGTTTACCTCTGACTACTACAGATTTTATGACCTCGACAACCATAGGTGAATCCACAACCAGTACCAGCGTCTCAACGACCAGCCCCAGTGAGAGCACCACTAACTCTGCTACATCCACTGAAGACAGTTCTTCAGCCACTAAGCCCACTCCCAGCAAGGCACCACCAG TCAACCCATCTGGTGAATATGGAACAGTGGAGATGGCAGTACTGGGTGCAACCTTGGGTGCTCTCCTGTTAATTTGTTTGGTGGTCATTGGTGTGCTTGCCCATTGCATGCGGAAGGGGAAGGCAGACTGGAAGAAGATCTATGAAGCCAACAAATTTCGAAGCTCC CTGGGTCAAGGCCCAGGCCAAAAAGAGGGCATCCAGTACACCAATGAAGCCTTCCAGCGTGATGATGACGGAGGAAGCACGGGCTCAAGTGGTCCAGAGACAAAAAGTGAACAGACACTAAAACCAGCATGGGTTAGCCCAACCAAAGAGGCCATTGAAAGGTCTTCTGCGCCACTGCATGACCTTTTGCCTGATGACACCAGTGATGTAGGCTCAGATAAGACTGACAGCGAGAAAGAAGTAAAACCCATCCTGACAAAGGAGAGGCGTGTGGAGGAGGGGTACAAGTCTGTCTGGTTTAAGACAGACATTGACCCCAGTGCCAAGGAAGAGGTGGTCATTCTCCCAGAAAACAGGGAGGACAGtgaggaggaagatgatgaaCCGCCCTCAAGCAGCAAAGAGCATGACCGGGATGGAAAACGACAAAGAAACTCCAAGGTCTTGTTTGCTGATACCGATTTGGACAGTGGCCTAGGCGTGAAAATAGAGGAACCGGGAGACGACTCAGATGGTGACGAAGGACTGAACATTGATCTGTAA